In Sebastes umbrosus isolate fSebUmb1 chromosome 7, fSebUmb1.pri, whole genome shotgun sequence, the sequence ttttttgcctagatgaatagacttagcaggttacagacataggaatagtcacactaaatacaattaaaggcacttgttaggaaaaaaggctataatagacttggtTACACTTTtaccaaaatgtctgtctatagctggttacaagcacagaatgcaaaccagaacaacatgtgagtgaagaacaataaagctaattcactgattttacaatcatgtacaatgtacaagcctcacatgtgcagatcaggtcccagaattaaaataaatactgcatgaaactgttactgatgatactttagacagttgatcagcagtgaagtgctgttttttaagaatgcattatagttcagttaaaaaacggcctatgagtgtaatttaaccggttttcttttgtattaacagtaaagcactgtttttagcaataacaggttaatactgttgaaatcctgatataaattaacagcaattgtttacagtgtatttttgtattacagGATGTTTTGTGGCATGGCatcaactctgatcaaatggctATCAGAGAGGTGAGGAGTGCTGAGACCCCACTGGCCTGCGCACCCACTCTGACTCAGGTGATACTATGTTGATTTATCTGTGATATGAATTCAGAATGATCattattaaaagttaaaaaaaactctaatTTTAATTATCTTTACATTTTGTGTATCCCCAATGATcccattgatttattttgtgcaCATTTTTCAAAAGAGGATCAAATAGTTTTTTAGATATTGTTGGAAACAGCCTCAAGTCTCATAATTTCAGCTCAGCTTGAACTTTTATTTAGTCCACGTTGTATAATGAAGTCATATAAAGAAGCAGAGTCAatcgggagctgtctgtgtttctgaatattttcactttaactttggcttcaaacacttgattttaatatgttttgttgttttgatattatgatatgtatttattttgtatttgtttcatgttgtggcgtctgaaactttaatgtatgtttaaatgctgctgtcttggccaggtctctcttgctaAAGAGATtattaatctcaatgagtactacctggttaaataaaggttaaatacatttttaaaaaataagtgtATGGTCCAAAGACACTTATGAGGACCGGATTTGACCAGTCAAACAAATTGctcatatttattatattttttttttatcccacagAATTGCATGGAAAGAAATTCACCTTTCAATGAGGTAATGCTTTAGAAACTATTTTTATTAAATGCTTTTTAGAATTATAAGACATTCTAAACCAAATCATAAATTACAAGTCTGGTATctattttacttaaataaagctTTACATTTGTTATTTACTACACATcagaattaatatattttaccTTATACACCCATTCAATCACTTATTCttctaatttttattttataaagtagACAGATGggtgatttttttcttgtttgtctTGACAGAGTGAATGTCTGAGTAACATCATGAAGGACATTGCCCACTTTGGTGCTGCTATTCAGTCCTACCTCGAGTCCCCACTCAGACTTCCTGAGGAGGAAAATAAACTTCTGAGTCCAATTCTGGAAATAATACAGTTCCTGAAGGTGTGTtcatcatgcatgtgtgtgtgggaggggtaAAAACAGAGTTGTGATTTAAAGACAGAAATAGTGAGAGAGAATCTCCTGGGAAATAACATTTGAAAGTCGCCTGATGAAATCTTCCTTGGTTTATACAGAATTGCTCCCTGATGCCGAAAGGAGAGAACGACTCTTCAGAGGTATTTTTCTATTCCTTCTTTTATGTTTGTTCCCTAATTACTCCTCATCTTTCAATCTTTAAGAGGAAAACTGATATAAGATCTGTcctggaacttttttttttttggcaaggTTGAGTATTCATGTTGTTTCTCTCTCGTGTTGTCTTTTAGGAGAATACTGCCCAGATGTGGGGAAATAACTCCTACGATAACAGGCTGGAGATGCATAAGATGATGAGGGGCTTCTACGTCCGAACCATCACCATCAACCGAGCTATGGGctacatctatcaataaacgtCCTGCGATCTCATCACCACCATTACCAACCAATACCACAATATCTCTACTCCCTTAATTCATCACAACTGATCAAGCTTTCCTGATCATTCACTACCATCATTTACATCTACCGACCAAGTAGTTCTGTACACTGCACATGCTGCACAATACTATTTATTTGAAatctatttattacatttatttatttatttgatggcctgtggtgttatttattgttatttataataaa encodes:
- the il12a gene encoding interleukin-12 subunit alpha, coding for MAYFNSYFSSCVLLLLVTLSWRTSTGAPVTTPMAAEKCGGDCCLRFKELLLNITELLSSDVLWHGINSDQMAIREVRSAETPLACAPTLTQNCMERNSPFNESECLSNIMKDIAHFGAAIQSYLESPLRLPEEENKLLSPILEIIQFLKNCSLMPKGENDSSEENTAQMWGNNSYDNRLEMHKMMRGFYVRTITINRAMGYIYQ